One Lytechinus variegatus isolate NC3 chromosome 14, Lvar_3.0, whole genome shotgun sequence genomic region harbors:
- the LOC121427791 gene encoding uncharacterized protein LOC121427791 isoform X2: MAGEHDGTSHTSSYVDEGDVGKKVDKVRALHTLKNHREVEDVYDEFAGYYDELVLSLEYSGPYFTSRTVARIEPRKDAKMLDVACGTGLLGDELHKLGYTEIVGVDLSKTSLDVLAKKGSYRCAFHANFGPNTPLDFDDGYFDVAMSTGSFLPMHLNEKCLPEMIRLVRKGGYIIITTRKYIFEGETGDMKLRPGLIQLTKDGALTKIAHEENLYEKDGDDHVIGITLIYQVM, from the exons ATGGCAGGGGAACATGACGGTACATCACATACTAGTAGCTATGTAGATGAAGGAGATGTAGGCAAGAAGGTAGACAAAGTACGAGCATTACACACACTAAAAAATCATCGAGAAGTAGAAGATGTATATGACGAGTTTGCAGGATATTATGACGAG CTTGTGTTATCTTTGGAATATTCCGGACCATACTTCACTTCAAGAACAGTCGCCAGGATAGAACCGAGGAAGGATGCAAAGATGCTGGATGTTGCGTGCGGGACAGGATTACTAGGTGATGAG TTACACAAACTGGGATACACAGAGATTGTTGGAGTAGACCTGTCAAAAACATCCCTTGATGTTCTGGCAAAGAAGGGATCATACAGATGTGCCTTTCATGCGAACTTTGGACCAAACACTCCTTTAGATTTTGACGATG GTTATTTCGATGTCGCCATGAGCACTGGAAGCTTCCTCCCTATGCATCTGAATGAGAAATGTTTACCTGAGATGATACGTCTTGTACGAAAAG GAGGgtacatcatcatcacaactcGGAAGTACATATTCGAAGGAGAAACGGGCGATATGAAACTCAGACCTGGTCTCATCCAATTAACAAAAGATGGCGCTCTCACCAAAATAGCTCATGAGGAAAATTTGTATGAGAAGGACGGAGATGATCACGTGATTGGAATAACATTGATATATCAAGTTATGTGA
- the LOC121428126 gene encoding beta-1,3-galactosyltransferase 1-like, whose protein sequence is MRIIAMIVLVIIVITSLRSLIIMDACITSVGAEIEPAHRHQSRKINGDVNIRYFERIPGEEYGYIHNPRNICMGEGGKKEPIFLLFLVMSTPREISLREAIRDSYANDTNWPVLKEGSVRTVFLIGDIDAHDYVTQDAINGEMYYYGDIVQSTEFVDSNSNQTRKIIMGFRWVKDHCRHALYVMKIEERSMVNQRTLLKRLRGDHDQKHFLLGDVITDVQALRDNMRFNIPPDILHPNGTLPPFFYGAGYILSFDVVEAIYQVSFSIPFVMNTNVYIGLCLQKLGITLIQTPDNGSFSKKINYNESGRNGVDKFNQCIAIPHLSETEMYILWRFGKISF, encoded by the coding sequence ATGCGCATCATCGCCATGATTGTCCtcgtcatcatcgttatcacGTCACTACGATCCTTGATAATAATGGATGCGTGTATCACTTCAGTTGGAGCGGAAATTGAACCTGCCCATCGTCATCAAAGCAGAAAGATTAATGGTGATGTAAATATTCGTTACTTTGAACGCATACCTGGCGAAGAGTATGGCTATATCCACAATCCTCGTAACATCTGTATGGGTGAGGGTGGTAAAAAAGAACCAATATTTCTCCTGTTTCTGGTAATGTCAACTCCACGAGAGATTTCTTTGAGAGAAGCGATTCGAGACTCATACGCAAACGATACAAACTGGCCAGTCCTGAAAGAAGGCTCGGTCAGGACCGTGTTCCTCATCGGCGACATCGACGCACACGATTACGTAACCCAAGATGCCATCAACGGTGAGATGTACTACTATGGTGACATCGTACAGTCGACCGAGTTCGTAGAttccaattcaaatcaaacaagGAAAATTATCATGGGGTTTCGATGGGTGAAGGACCACTGCCGTCACGCCCTCTACGTCATGAAAATTGAAGAGCGGAGCATGGTGAACCAAAGGACTCTTCTCAAACGCCTCAGAGGGGATCATGACCAGAAACATTTCCTATTGGGGGATGTAATAACAGATGTTCAAGCATTGCGTGACAATATGCGTTTCAATATACCCCCTGATATCCTACATCCTAATGGAACTTTACCACCCTTTTTCTACGGCGCAGGGTATATACTGTCCTTTGACGTTGTGGAAGCTATTTACCAAGTTTCCTTTAGCATCCCATTTGTTATGAATACAAATGTTTATATCGGATTATGTCTTCAAAAACTTGGCATCACATTGATCCAGACTCCTGATAATGGATCCTTCTCGAAGAAAATCAATTATAACGAATCCGGACGCAATGGTGTCGATAAGTTTAATCAATGCATAGCTATACCACATTTATCTGAAACTGAAATGTACATTCTCTGGCGATttggaaaaatatctttttaa